From Streptomyces sp. NBC_00775, one genomic window encodes:
- the rplO gene encoding 50S ribosomal protein L15 — MAENNPLKIHNLRPAPGAKTAKTRVGRGEASKGKTAGRGTKGTKARYQVPERFEGGQMPLHMRLPKLKGFKNPFKVEFQVVNLDKLASLYPEGGEVTVEGLVAKGAVRKNSLVKVLGQGEISVALQVTVDAVSGSAKEKITAAGGTVTELV; from the coding sequence ATGGCGGAGAACAACCCGCTCAAGATCCACAACCTCCGTCCCGCCCCGGGCGCCAAGACCGCGAAGACCCGTGTGGGTCGCGGTGAGGCGTCGAAGGGTAAGACGGCCGGTCGTGGTACCAAGGGCACGAAGGCTCGTTACCAGGTTCCGGAGCGCTTCGAGGGTGGCCAGATGCCCCTCCACATGCGTCTCCCGAAGCTCAAGGGCTTCAAGAACCCCTTCAAGGTCGAGTTCCAGGTCGTGAACCTGGACAAGCTCGCCTCGCTGTACCCCGAGGGTGGCGAGGTCACCGTTGAGGGCCTGGTCGCCAAGGGCGCCGTTCGCAAGAACAGCCTCGTCAAGGTCCTCGGCCAGGGCGAGATCTCCGTGGCGCTGCAGGTGACGGTCGACGCCGTCTCCGGCTCCGCCAAGGAGAAGATCACCGCCGCCGGCGGTACCGTCACCGAGCTCGTCTGA
- the rpmD gene encoding 50S ribosomal protein L30: MAQLKITQTKSYIGSKQNHRDTLRSLGLKRLNDVVVKEDRPEFRGMVHTVRHLVTVEEVD, translated from the coding sequence ATGGCTCAGCTCAAGATCACGCAGACGAAGTCGTACATCGGCAGCAAGCAGAACCACCGCGACACCCTGCGTTCGCTCGGGCTCAAGCGCCTGAACGACGTGGTCGTCAAGGAGGACCGCCCCGAGTTCCGCGGAATGGTGCACACCGTCCGCCACCTCGTGACGGTTGAGGAGGTCGACTGA
- the rpsE gene encoding 30S ribosomal protein S5: protein MAGPQRRGSGAGGGERRDRKGRDGGAAAEKTAYVERVVAINRVAKVVKGGRRFSFTALVVVGDGDGTVGVGYGKAKEVPAAIAKGVEEAKKHFFKVPRIQGTIPHPITGEKAAGVVLLKPASPGTGVIAGGPVRAVLECAGVHDILSKSLGSSNAINIVHATVAALKGLQRPEEIAARRGLPLEDVAPAALLRARAGAGA, encoded by the coding sequence ATGGCTGGACCCCAGCGCCGTGGAAGCGGTGCCGGTGGCGGCGAGCGGCGGGACCGGAAGGGCCGTGACGGCGGCGCTGCTGCCGAGAAGACCGCGTATGTTGAGCGCGTTGTCGCGATCAACCGCGTCGCCAAGGTTGTAAAGGGTGGTCGTCGCTTCAGCTTCACCGCGCTGGTCGTGGTGGGCGACGGTGACGGCACCGTGGGTGTCGGTTACGGCAAGGCCAAGGAGGTGCCGGCCGCCATCGCCAAGGGTGTTGAGGAGGCCAAGAAGCACTTCTTCAAGGTCCCCCGTATCCAGGGCACCATCCCGCACCCGATCACGGGCGAGAAGGCCGCGGGCGTCGTCCTGCTCAAGCCTGCTTCCCCCGGTACCGGCGTTATCGCCGGTGGCCCGGTGCGTGCGGTGCTCGAGTGCGCCGGCGTTCACGACATCCTGTCGAAGTCGCTCGGCTCGTCCAACGCGATCAACATCGTGCACGCGACCGTGGCGGCCCTCAAGGGCCTGCAGCGTCCCGAGGAGATCGCGGCTCGCCGTGGTCTGCCCCTCGAGGACGTCGCCCCCGCGGCTCTGCTGCGTGCGCGTGCGGGAGCGGGTGCGTAA